The Ostrinia nubilalis chromosome 27, ilOstNubi1.1, whole genome shotgun sequence genomic interval AAACACCGGATCAAACCATATCACGCCCCCTCCCcatccgccgccatcttggattaaCGTCAGAAACATGCACTCCGTCGCACGCCGTCCACTGTCTCAATCCATACAGCCCAACGCGAAAAccataaacaacaaaaaaaaagaaaaaaacatcgAGCTTACAGAATACCATGTGTTCTATATTTCAAATTTGAAACGGGGACTATTCTGAACACCCGCGCGCggggttttaattttttctttttagaaaaaaaaaacaattgcaGCTTTAAAAAGTTTTTCGACGAAAACCTCTTTTTAAGATACaagtaattataaaaaatataattgccTTCTATTTGTAGTCGTAGTATACCGTGATTGGTCCAATTCTTGTAATTTGTTAAGAATCTTTccctttcattttttttaaattgatgttAAGAATCTATACGATATACTTAGAAGAAATATTTGGCGTAAGAAAAGAAGGTTGGTATTATTTTATCTAAACAAAAATACCGGTATATTTAtagcaatattattttaactaacGTTAAAAATACCGTTATTTTTCAGAGCATAAACAGAAAAAATGGAGCGATCTGAAGCTGAAAAACCGACTTCTGAGGAAGGGAGCCAACTCAATAGAAATAGAGTAAGTATTTTTAGTTCTATTTTAGTGAATTCATTAAATTAAGTGATGTgaaataccacagaataatttaTTAACCAGTACAGAGGAGGCACTATTTTAAAGATACGATATTGTGTCTACGTGGTGAGATAAGATGAGAGGTAAAAATACACGCAAGAGAAGCCACGGGTGTTATCTAGTATCTTATAGATAATGGCATTTGATACTGGAAGCGCTAGCATGtactaaacaaacaaaactataaaattatttataagatacaccatatcCCCATCACATTttacagcatagtttagtatcACTAAAATCtgatgcagcagatgttaaaTGGAAGTATACACATAATGGAAAACTACCTTACATTAAAATTCTTCAGTTATTTTTAGTCAAATTAATATCAACTAAGTGTGAGTTGGATTTTCCACTATTTCCCtctcatatttttttcttctatatttttttcttcatctTTCAGTTGAAAAATACGTTCTCAATGCAATAGAAAATGGTGCAAAAATTATCCTTTACCTTCACTTGTTTATTGAGACTTCTTATTGAGATTCTTGCCTTATTTATATCGTTCTAGATCAACtaggtacataatttaaaaaaaaatcgtcaCTTTTATCTGTTTTAGCTAAATATTTGCTATCATATTTTAAACTATATTGGTACCAAAtaagaggtggaattgtgtaaagcaatcgttatcatttgacagttcataacgtacgattattctgtcaaacgctttgtttaactgactttatcgtacgttatgaactgtcaaatgattacgattgctttacacaattccacctaaGGTCCAAAATctcattttctttttaatttttcccATTCCAGAGTTTCAAAACAAAGCAACTCGTGCGCAGCCAAGCGATCCGCGAGTCCGCCTCCCCGCCGCGCACCATCTCACCCGCGTGCCCCGTCGAAATAACGAATAACGTTACCGGTACCGATACCGTTACTAATAACGTTATTAATAACGGTGCGGAGCGCGCGAAGGACGACTGCAGCGTGGCGAGCTGCGACGGTGATGAGCTGAAGAAACAACCGGTGGAAATACAGGCAAGGCACTTAATCTGATTTCAattgacataaaaaataagaggatttaattaattttgcacgACAAATTACTCCAGAATTCCAAATATTGACTTAAAGGATCATAAAACTTTTTGAGTCAGCTCCTAGAACTGATAACCGCTAGGGTAGGTCTTGAGTGGTAATCGCGGATTGGAAAAGTAAATGTAGTTGTAGACAAATCTGCCGCCTCTTAAAATTTGCCGCCCTAGGCTTTAGCCTACTCAGCCTgctggtaaatccgccactggacAAACCTCTCGGtgaatcgaagatctggagaaGGTTGCAGAAAGCGCCTGGATGCAGGTAGCTTAGGGCCGATCGTTGTGGAAGCCTTTTCCCATCAGTGAGCGTCTTTCTGTTAACATAGCATAATGAGTTTCCTCATCATCATTCAGCCATAGgctgtccactgctgaacataggcttccctcaatgatttccgtaatgaccggttggtagcggcctacatccagcgccttcctacctttatgaggtcttcaGTCTAGGATTCATAGAGAATTTAAGACTATAATATTATAGCTTAGCTAATATTATAGCTTTTACGCAGGATGCTTTACGGTatccccaatccgtcccccggacacggcctgagccgaggtccgagcctaccgtggcgccctcaggccgcgtccgtagtcccctcgatcgggcccactagagtgagcccgccgtaggctggactttagTCCAACACCGCGgagggcaaccctctagttgggttcgccactcggtctgcgaccgacgatcgccaaacggctagagtaccttctgtactgcCACTCTGCcgggtgaagctggaaaagctcctcaagctaccagcacgcgtcccttcaaaaaaaaaaaaaactttacggTATGTTTGTCTATAAAAACTGATAACTTTATGAATTCGTCTTGGATTCAAACTCAAACTCAATCATTTTATTTGCCATTAAGTAggttaatattatattttgttaatattgGTGGGAAAATAACGTTATCTATCTAATCTTCTTTCCTAGATCACCAGCGGCCACTGGGACGAAGCTAGCCCCGCTAGGCGTCGCACAGGAGGGGGTGGGGGGGAGCCAGCACGTGACCTGTTGTCGCACAACCCGCGCGTGCACTGCGTTTGCGGCGCCTGCGCACAGTGCCCGCACTGCAGGTGAgatataagaaagaaagaaatagactttatgaacacagtaagcacaaattatatacaataataacacaaaacgaatatagttaaatagtgggccactgtgtcaataggctcccgctcagcatttatcttgacatgctcgtaagggcatgtcaagaaacTGGTCTTCCGCGAGAGCCCTTGTTGTGGCTTCGTGCATCCCTTCGATATCTCTCAAAAGGGGTGAGCAAAGAAGGGACACCAGACATTAGgtcatgatgtcgtgccctgcgtgcccaaacaactgcacgcaggaagatttaatgaaggctactgacaacgccactcttgtggtggAATTTTgcgctgacgctgtgtaggtttgttgtcgacacgacaagaagaaggtGAAATATAGTACAAAACACAAGACATTTATGAACGAGTCTTATAGGTACGTCATCGCCAGCCGTCCGTACCGAAATAGCACAAGTACAAGACATGGAGGCACTTCAGGTACGTGCGGCCTTACTAGTGAGCCTCACATCATCGATGGCCTGCGCACACTGCAGGTACGTGACGTCACCGGCTGACGTCATCACTAGCGGGCGGGGGGAGCCAGCACGTGACCTGTTGTCGCACAACCCGCGCGTGCACTGCGTGTGCGGCGCCTGCGCACAGTGTCCGCACTGCAGGTACGTGACGTCACCACCAGCGACCTAGCGAGCCTAACGTCATCACTAGCGTGCTACCTGCAACAGCTTCAAatacattcattcattcattcaattaTTCCCATCCAAGGTTCtatgcagcgtgggacgtccacctacaaggtggaccgacgacatcgtaaaggtagcagagaagcgctggacgcaggccgctaccaatcgatcaacatggaaagcattgggggaggcctatgttcagcagtgaacgtcctatggctgaaataatgatgatgatgatgaaggttcTATTTGTCCGAGGCATACGAAGTGGATCTTGGGGAGCACGTAGATACTACGTCTTGCCTCTTTTTCCCTTACCCTATACTTTGCTCGTTCCTTTCCATCAtcgggtcatttagtctccattgcaggagcacggTCTTCTTTAACTTACTAGAATGGACGACTatggcctgatgttcgcatatttgtcccttaatcGCCATATGATATTCGCGGGAGTATGTGAAGGGGGATTCAGGAGAGGAATAGTCTAAAGGATTTACCATACTTTATGCGTTCTGCGGTCAGGTTAAAGTGAACGTAGCTCGCATCACGCGAATTCTTCTTACAGGCGAATTACAAAAAAACCGACCCATATTTTGACTTCTGCAAACCACTACATTCGCTACGAGAGTAGTATGGAATTGGGCATTCTAGATCATCCGTCGCTCGTCGCAGCTAGCGCTGCTCGCTCCAGATGATCTAGAACGACCCAATTCCATAAGGAAATATTTTTGAGCTTTTAATTTAATCGAACGACAGAATTATCGTCATTTAGTTGTAATACATCAACCACAGCGGTCAAGTTCAAATCTGATATGAAATTTCTTAAACAAAAAGAATCTCTGAAATTAGAATGTATCTGCCCAACATCACCGAACATGGTTAAGCGTCATGGAAACTTGTTGCCAAATACTATACGTAGTATTGTTTGCGGTCCCTCGAACTGCGGGAAGACCAACTTAGTTATCAGCCTGCTGCTACACCAGAAGGGACCGCGTTTTCGCAACTTGTATGTGTATTCAAAG includes:
- the LOC135084807 gene encoding uncharacterized protein LOC135084807, with product MERSEAEKPTSEEGSQLNRNRSFKTKQLVRSQAIRESASPPRTISPACPVEITNNVTGTDTVTNNVINNGAERAKDDCSVASCDGDELKKQPVEIQITSGHWDEASPARRRTGGGGGEPARDLLSHNPRVHCVCGACAQCPHCR